A stretch of bacterium DNA encodes these proteins:
- a CDS encoding tetratricopeptide repeat protein, with translation MASASPADLFSRGNAAYEVGNYQQAVTLYDSAAARMTSAELLYNRGDAHFKLGEIGRAIADYNRAYVLKPHDKDIGYNLAFARQYRPDKSLTIDNPLMRMFTALLCVPDAASARVLAGLLFFLALAALALLLIRGQRLFGWIAIGLGVVFLYCFISAISWGEVTNPAHAVVVQPELTLRSGPGPDYKEIAVVHDGLEVMVRERRPDYVLIQIPGGDGGWVESNSVEQIFAR, from the coding sequence GTGGCATCGGCCTCCCCGGCGGACTTGTTCAGCCGAGGGAACGCGGCCTACGAGGTGGGCAACTACCAGCAGGCGGTCACGCTATACGACAGCGCGGCCGCGCGGATGACCAGCGCGGAACTGCTGTACAATCGAGGCGACGCCCATTTCAAACTCGGGGAAATCGGCCGGGCCATCGCTGACTACAACCGGGCGTACGTACTCAAACCGCATGACAAGGACATCGGCTACAACCTTGCTTTCGCGCGGCAGTACCGTCCCGACAAGTCTCTCACCATCGACAACCCGCTCATGAGGATGTTCACGGCCTTGCTGTGCGTACCCGACGCGGCGTCGGCGCGGGTGCTCGCTGGCCTTCTCTTCTTCCTGGCGTTGGCCGCGCTGGCCTTGCTCCTGATTCGCGGCCAGCGTCTGTTCGGCTGGATTGCCATCGGGCTCGGCGTCGTCTTTCTCTACTGCTTCATCTCCGCAATAAGCTGGGGTGAGGTCACCAACCCGGCGCATGCGGTCGTAGTTCAACCTGAGCTGACTTTGCGCAGCGGCCCGGGCCCGGACTACAAAGAGATTGCGGTCGTCCACGACGGGCTTGAGGTGATGGTACGCGAGCGGCGACCGGACTACGTCCTCATCCAGATTCCGGGTGGCGACGGCGGCTGGGTGGAATCGAACTCAGTCGAGCAGATCTTCGCCCGCTAG
- a CDS encoding BatD family protein: MSRWFSVGSVLLVLSVLLSATVAAELNFSAEADRTTVGLGEQFQLTVTVEGTNIGAPRPEVPALDDFDQLGSTSSQSTNISFVNGRMSQQNSISFIYFLSPKRVGSLTIPPFKLSLKGTTYQTQPISITVTKESQAPPPGQQQQQQSPFGFPGSPEPSSSGRGGVHLTASTDRTTVYQGEQVTVTFVLYTQAQIGDLGVKAMPGFTGTWTEPLFDAKELNWRTATYNGQRYNAATLKQVALFPTQSGEVKVDKMTVSGQVVVGGFIFQSAEPFEASSDPITINVKPLPEAGKPQGFSGGVGDFKVAASLSGDSSVGGEPITLAVKVTGTGNIGLVGEPQLAAIPGVKVLSPETKQNTSTQDGRIAGERIFNYPLIPTADGKFVIPEIEMGFFNPKTGSYYTQTTPRLEFVATGATGKTPLAETETGVKTLGTDILHIKPGLGPVSPIANRHSPLANLGWFFYPAGIVVFGVGVMMGRHRRRLEQDRGYARRSRSSRLVKKGLAEATRLLAQGNEREFHAALNRAVVRYVGDRFNLETSGMTGDQIQAELSSRNINADTVSSLLDLIASCDAARFSPGMTRCTPQETLEKARTVLERL; the protein is encoded by the coding sequence GTGAGTCGCTGGTTCTCGGTCGGATCCGTCCTATTGGTCCTATCGGTCCTATTGTCGGCGACAGTTGCCGCAGAACTTAACTTCTCCGCTGAAGCTGACCGGACCACGGTCGGCCTGGGCGAGCAGTTCCAGCTTACGGTAACGGTTGAGGGCACGAACATCGGCGCACCGCGTCCGGAGGTCCCTGCGCTTGATGACTTCGACCAACTCGGCAGCACGTCGTCCCAGTCCACCAACATCTCGTTCGTGAACGGACGAATGAGCCAGCAGAACAGCATCAGCTTCATCTACTTTTTGTCCCCGAAGCGGGTCGGCAGCCTCACCATCCCGCCTTTCAAACTTTCCCTCAAAGGAACGACCTACCAGACGCAGCCCATCTCAATAACGGTCACAAAAGAGAGTCAGGCCCCGCCCCCAGGCCAGCAGCAGCAACAGCAATCGCCCTTCGGTTTTCCCGGCAGCCCCGAACCCAGCAGTTCGGGCCGTGGCGGCGTCCACCTGACGGCATCCACTGACCGGACCACGGTCTATCAGGGCGAGCAGGTGACGGTCACCTTTGTCCTCTACACGCAGGCCCAGATCGGTGACCTCGGTGTCAAGGCGATGCCCGGTTTCACCGGCACTTGGACCGAGCCGCTCTTTGACGCCAAGGAACTCAACTGGCGTACCGCGACCTACAACGGTCAGCGCTACAACGCCGCGACGCTGAAGCAGGTCGCGCTTTTCCCCACGCAGTCCGGCGAGGTGAAGGTCGACAAGATGACGGTCAGCGGCCAGGTAGTCGTCGGCGGGTTCATCTTCCAGTCGGCCGAGCCGTTCGAGGCGTCGTCCGACCCGATTACGATAAACGTCAAGCCGCTACCCGAGGCGGGCAAGCCGCAGGGTTTCAGCGGCGGGGTAGGTGACTTCAAGGTCGCCGCCTCTTTGAGCGGTGACAGTTCGGTCGGCGGCGAGCCCATCACACTGGCCGTCAAGGTTACCGGCACCGGCAACATCGGGCTGGTGGGCGAGCCGCAACTCGCAGCCATTCCCGGCGTCAAGGTGCTGAGTCCGGAGACGAAGCAGAACACGAGCACACAGGACGGACGGATTGCCGGCGAACGTATCTTCAACTACCCGCTGATTCCGACCGCGGACGGCAAGTTTGTGATTCCCGAGATTGAGATGGGCTTCTTCAACCCGAAGACCGGCAGCTACTACACCCAGACGACGCCGCGCCTTGAGTTCGTGGCGACCGGCGCCACCGGCAAGACGCCGCTCGCGGAAACCGAGACCGGCGTCAAGACACTGGGCACCGATATCCTGCACATCAAGCCCGGTCTCGGTCCGGTCTCGCCAATCGCCAATCGCCATTCGCCATTGGCCAATCTCGGGTGGTTCTTCTACCCGGCCGGTATTGTCGTGTTCGGCGTCGGCGTCATGATGGGCCGGCATCGCCGTCGTCTCGAACAGGACCGCGGCTACGCGCGGCGCAGTCGCTCCAGCCGGCTGGTGAAGAAGGGCTTGGCCGAGGCGACCAGGCTCCTCGCACAGGGGAACGAGCGGGAGTTCCACGCTGCGCTGAACCGGGCAGTGGTGCGCTACGTCGGCGACCGGTTCAACCTCGAAACATCCGGCATGACCGGTGACCAGATTCAGGCAGAGCTGTCCAGTCGCAACATCAACGCGGACACGGTTTCGAGCCTGCTCGACCTGATCGCCTCGTGCGACGCGGCCCGGTTCTCGCCCGGCATGACGCGGTGCACGCCGCAGGAGACGCTGGAAAAGGCGAGAACGGTTTTGGAGAGGCTGTGA
- a CDS encoding tetratricopeptide repeat protein, whose protein sequence is MKKQHRLRFLVLCTLSFVLAAHAADVGGLMRQGNGLYNRGKYDEALSHYQMAEVLVPDATAIHFNLGNALFRLGRYQDAARELELVMIDKKPERRANAMYNTGNVAFKAGQLDPAIKAYAGALAINPNDRQAKQNLEFCLKKKQEQQNKPDSSQQKQQNQQQQQNQQQQQQQQQNQQQQQPKQGMDRNQAERIVQAVENKEKDQQKKQHQAGGKKQVEQDW, encoded by the coding sequence ATGAAGAAGCAGCATAGGCTTCGGTTCTTAGTCCTTTGTACTTTGTCCTTTGTCCTTGCCGCGCACGCGGCTGATGTCGGTGGCCTCATGCGGCAGGGAAACGGTCTGTACAACCGCGGCAAATACGACGAGGCGCTTTCTCATTATCAGATGGCCGAGGTGCTGGTGCCGGACGCGACCGCCATTCACTTCAACCTGGGCAACGCCCTCTTCCGGCTCGGCCGTTATCAGGATGCTGCACGCGAGCTTGAGCTGGTGATGATCGACAAGAAACCTGAACGCCGGGCAAATGCGATGTATAATACCGGCAACGTGGCATTCAAAGCAGGTCAGCTCGACCCGGCAATCAAGGCGTACGCCGGCGCCCTTGCCATCAACCCGAACGACAGGCAGGCAAAACAGAACCTCGAGTTCTGCCTGAAGAAGAAGCAGGAACAGCAGAACAAGCCGGATAGCTCCCAACAGAAGCAGCAGAATCAGCAGCAACAGCAGAACCAACAACAGCAACAGCAACAACAGCAGAACCAGCAACAACAGCAGCCGAAGCAAGGCATGGACCGGAATCAGGCCGAACGCATCGTCCAGGCAGTCGAGAACAAGGAAAAGGACCAGCAGAAGAAGCAGCACCAGGCCGGCGGCAAGAAGCAGGTGGAGCAGGATTGGTGA
- a CDS encoding VWA domain-containing protein, which produces MPVIKWGEPIYLWFLLAVPLGISLLIFRGVNRRRVLSRAIDAELVDRLTPSLSPGLATLKQLLLLAALAFLLLAAARPKWGEKLQMYQGMGIDVVIALDGSQSMLAQDVKPSRLVRAKTELESFIDGLTGNAIGVVGFAGDAYVMCPLTTDADAAKLFLDIIGPDMMPVPGTDFGKAIDASLSLLNPKENNYKALVLVTDGEDLGKNTAQAIQRAAEQHVRIFPVAFATAEGSPIPDYDAQGNLTAYKKDKNGQVVMSRMNERELIVMAQATGGRFLRVEGFSSDRLLAELDQMRKKDIGGGQFTDYVERYQLFLMVAFVLFIAGLGLSNRRGAWAQVKWLRAKGKVQDAKGKMQDEEAA; this is translated from the coding sequence GTGCCTGTGATTAAGTGGGGCGAGCCCATCTACCTCTGGTTCCTGCTCGCGGTCCCGCTGGGGATTTCATTGCTCATCTTCCGCGGGGTGAACCGGCGGCGGGTCCTGTCGCGGGCGATTGACGCAGAACTGGTCGACCGGCTGACGCCGTCCCTGTCCCCGGGCCTGGCCACGCTCAAACAGTTGCTCCTGCTCGCCGCGCTTGCGTTCCTGTTGCTGGCCGCGGCCCGACCCAAGTGGGGAGAGAAGCTGCAGATGTACCAGGGCATGGGCATTGACGTCGTGATTGCTCTGGACGGTTCGCAGTCCATGCTGGCCCAGGACGTGAAGCCTTCACGGCTGGTCCGGGCTAAGACCGAACTCGAATCCTTTATCGATGGCCTGACCGGCAACGCCATCGGCGTGGTCGGATTCGCCGGGGACGCCTACGTCATGTGCCCGCTGACTACGGACGCGGATGCGGCCAAGCTCTTCCTCGACATCATCGGCCCGGACATGATGCCCGTGCCCGGTACCGATTTCGGCAAGGCGATCGACGCTTCGCTCTCGCTCCTGAACCCGAAAGAGAATAACTACAAGGCGCTGGTGCTGGTGACCGACGGCGAGGACCTTGGCAAGAACACGGCACAGGCAATCCAAAGGGCGGCCGAGCAGCATGTGCGGATATTCCCCGTTGCCTTCGCCACCGCCGAGGGCTCGCCGATTCCCGACTACGATGCGCAGGGCAATCTCACCGCGTACAAGAAGGACAAGAACGGGCAGGTCGTGATGTCGCGGATGAACGAGCGCGAGCTCATCGTGATGGCGCAGGCGACCGGCGGCCGGTTCCTGCGGGTTGAAGGGTTCTCGAGCGACCGACTCCTTGCCGAACTCGACCAGATGCGTAAGAAAGATATCGGCGGCGGCCAGTTCACCGACTACGTTGAGCGTTACCAGTTGTTCCTCATGGTGGCGTTCGTCCTCTTCATCGCGGGGCTCGGGCTGAGTAACCGTAGAGGAGCGTGGGCGCAGGTCAAATGGCTACGCGCAAAGGGCAAGGTGCAAGATGCAAAAGGCAAGATGCAAGATGAAGAAGCAGCATAG
- a CDS encoding VWA domain-containing protein — translation MRFAHPWFFLLLLLVPAYVWWQLIKRRAAVVFSDIGFLRSSTPRGSYGRIIVHTFYSLALVTMTIALARPQRGRQFQEVETRGIDIMLCLDISGSMQAEDFSPQNRLAVAKQRAKEFIEKRNGDRIGLVIFSATSLTQCPLTNDHQIVENLIDRVDFGMLEDGTAIGLGLASAVARLKDSKAKDRVIILLTDGVNNTGDIDPITAAQTAASFGIKVYTIGVGSKGLVPYPVNDPMFGRRYVQVQIDLDTQTLQQIADMTGGKSFLASDAQALGQIYDAIDRMEPTTFKVKQYTVYNELAGLWLLLSVLALGAGAALAMTVFRRLP, via the coding sequence ATGAGATTCGCCCATCCCTGGTTCTTCCTGCTCCTGCTGCTGGTGCCGGCCTACGTTTGGTGGCAACTGATCAAGCGCCGCGCCGCAGTGGTGTTCAGCGACATCGGATTCCTGCGCAGCTCAACGCCGCGCGGCAGTTACGGGCGAATCATCGTCCACACGTTCTACTCGCTTGCGCTGGTAACTATGACAATCGCTCTGGCTCGGCCGCAGCGTGGCCGCCAGTTCCAGGAGGTCGAAACGCGTGGCATCGATATCATGCTTTGCCTCGACATCTCGGGCTCGATGCAGGCCGAGGACTTTTCGCCCCAGAATCGTCTGGCCGTGGCCAAGCAGCGCGCGAAGGAGTTCATCGAGAAGCGCAATGGCGACCGCATCGGCCTTGTCATCTTCTCCGCGACCAGCCTGACCCAGTGCCCGTTGACCAACGACCACCAGATAGTCGAGAACCTTATTGACCGCGTTGACTTCGGGATGCTCGAAGACGGCACAGCCATCGGTCTCGGGCTTGCCAGCGCCGTGGCGCGGCTCAAGGACTCGAAGGCCAAGGACCGCGTGATTATCCTGCTGACCGACGGCGTCAACAACACGGGCGACATCGACCCGATTACCGCGGCCCAAACCGCGGCCAGTTTTGGTATCAAGGTCTACACCATCGGCGTCGGCAGCAAGGGGCTCGTGCCATACCCGGTGAATGACCCGATGTTTGGCCGCCGCTACGTGCAGGTGCAGATTGACCTTGATACTCAGACCCTACAGCAGATAGCTGACATGACCGGAGGCAAGAGCTTCCTTGCCTCGGATGCCCAGGCGCTCGGGCAGATATACGACGCGATCGACCGGATGGAGCCGACCACATTCAAGGTCAAGCAGTACACCGTGTACAATGAACTCGCGGGCCTCTGGCTGCTGCTCTCCGTCCTTGCCCTTGGTGCAGGAGCCGCGCTGGCGATGACCGTATTCCGGAGGCTGCCATGA
- a CDS encoding DUF58 domain-containing protein, whose translation MKRPDTAGRSHIRQIEIRTRRLVNTLFSGDYKSSFKGRGIEFLDVREYLPGDDVRTIDWKVTARFGRPYVKKYAEERELVVILLVDASGSDRFGTKRLFKLEQAAQVAATLAFSAIRNNDKVGLVFFTDHIEKYVPPKKGRVHVLRLIRDILYFEPERCGTDAKQALEFLMHVLKRRSIVFLISDLMGESYRPETIRQPLGIVARKHDLVVVSVSDPAEKELPKLGLVEMEDAETGELATVDTSDPVLRKRFAAAQASRQEAAEKLFRQLGIDHIPVSTAEDFTKKLHQFFQKRARRYR comes from the coding sequence GTGAAGCGGCCGGATACTGCTGGTCGCTCGCATATTCGCCAGATAGAGATACGTACGCGGCGGCTGGTCAATACTCTCTTCTCCGGCGACTACAAGTCATCCTTCAAGGGCCGGGGCATCGAGTTCCTCGACGTGCGCGAGTACCTGCCCGGAGATGACGTGCGGACGATAGACTGGAAGGTGACGGCGCGATTCGGCCGGCCCTACGTAAAGAAGTATGCCGAGGAACGCGAGCTGGTTGTCATCCTGCTCGTGGATGCATCGGGCTCGGACCGGTTCGGGACGAAGCGGCTGTTCAAGCTGGAGCAGGCCGCGCAGGTGGCGGCCACGCTTGCTTTCTCCGCCATCCGCAACAACGACAAGGTCGGGCTGGTTTTCTTCACCGACCATATCGAGAAGTACGTGCCGCCCAAGAAGGGCCGGGTTCACGTTCTCCGTTTGATTCGTGACATCCTCTACTTTGAGCCGGAACGCTGCGGCACGGACGCCAAACAGGCTCTCGAATTCCTGATGCACGTACTCAAGCGCCGGTCGATTGTCTTTCTGATCTCCGACCTGATGGGAGAATCATATCGACCCGAGACAATCCGGCAGCCGCTCGGCATCGTCGCCCGCAAACACGACCTCGTCGTGGTCTCAGTCAGCGATCCGGCTGAGAAGGAGTTGCCCAAACTGGGGCTCGTTGAGATGGAGGATGCCGAGACGGGCGAGCTCGCCACTGTGGATACATCCGACCCCGTACTCCGGAAGCGCTTTGCCGCAGCTCAGGCTTCGCGGCAGGAGGCGGCGGAGAAGCTGTTCCGGCAGCTCGGCATCGACCACATTCCGGTCTCGACTGCCGAGGACTTCACCAAGAAGCTGCACCAGTTCTTCCAGAAGCGGGCGCGGAGATACAGGTAG
- a CDS encoding MoxR family ATPase gives MKDDIKRVHEEIERESLFVQAITNEVGKVIVGQKYLVDRLLVGLLANGHVLIEGVPGLAKTYAVKTLARAIATTFHRIQFTPDLLPADITGTQIYNQRTGEFTSRKGPVFANLVLADEINRAPPKVQSALLEAMQERQVTIGEDTFKIEDPFLVLATQNPIEQEGTYPLPEAQTDRFLLKLRVGYPSKEEEKQIVDRMTTGVEPTASPVVEPAAIIRARSLCTRIYVDEKLKDYILSIVFATRQPKDYNLADLAPLLRYGASPRASIYLLTAARAMAFLRRRGFVIPEDIKELAPDVLRHRLILSYEAEAEELTTDDVVKRVLEGVEVP, from the coding sequence TTGAAAGACGACATCAAGCGAGTGCACGAAGAGATTGAGCGCGAGAGCCTCTTCGTCCAGGCAATCACGAACGAGGTCGGCAAAGTGATTGTCGGCCAGAAGTATCTGGTCGACCGGCTCTTGGTTGGGCTGCTGGCGAATGGTCACGTGCTCATCGAGGGCGTGCCGGGACTGGCGAAGACCTACGCGGTAAAGACGCTGGCCCGAGCGATTGCCACCACGTTCCACCGGATACAATTCACACCCGACTTGCTTCCTGCCGATATCACCGGCACCCAGATATACAACCAGCGCACCGGCGAGTTCACCTCGCGCAAGGGTCCGGTGTTCGCCAACCTCGTGCTGGCAGACGAAATCAACCGCGCCCCGCCCAAGGTGCAGAGCGCTTTGCTGGAGGCGATGCAGGAACGTCAGGTCACGATCGGTGAAGACACGTTCAAGATTGAGGATCCGTTCCTCGTGCTGGCTACCCAGAACCCGATCGAGCAGGAAGGCACTTATCCGCTCCCTGAGGCACAAACGGATCGGTTCCTGCTGAAGCTGCGCGTCGGCTACCCGAGCAAGGAAGAAGAGAAGCAGATCGTTGACCGGATGACAACCGGCGTAGAGCCGACGGCATCGCCCGTTGTCGAGCCGGCCGCCATCATCCGCGCCCGGTCGCTCTGCACGCGGATATACGTGGATGAGAAGCTGAAGGACTACATACTGAGCATCGTCTTCGCGACCCGGCAGCCGAAGGATTACAACCTCGCCGACCTCGCGCCGCTGCTTCGGTATGGTGCTTCGCCCCGGGCTTCAATCTACCTGCTGACCGCCGCCCGGGCAATGGCGTTCCTGCGCCGGCGCGGGTTCGTGATTCCCGAGGACATCAAGGAACTGGCGCCGGATGTCCTCCGGCACCGCCTGATTCTGAGCTACGAGGCCGAGGCCGAGGAACTGACGACCGACGACGTCGTGAAGCGGGTGCTCGAAGGCGTCGAAGTGCCGTGA
- a CDS encoding Hsp20/alpha crystallin family protein produces the protein MARNITTWDPLREVSTMREDMERLFDSMLGRYPREREQALWAPAVDVEETSEAVIVRAELPGMKREDIKVRVAEDTVTISGERKYEAEQKDRTFHRIERAYGSFQRTIVLPVSVQGDKAAASYKSGVLELNLPKAERVKTREITVESKD, from the coding sequence ATGGCTAGAAACATAACGACGTGGGATCCCCTTCGTGAAGTCAGCACGATGCGGGAAGATATGGAACGATTATTCGACTCGATGCTGGGCCGCTATCCTCGTGAACGCGAGCAGGCGCTGTGGGCGCCCGCCGTGGACGTCGAGGAAACAAGCGAAGCCGTGATCGTCCGCGCCGAGCTTCCCGGCATGAAACGGGAAGACATCAAGGTGAGGGTCGCGGAAGATACGGTGACGATCAGCGGCGAGCGGAAGTATGAGGCTGAGCAGAAAGACCGTACGTTCCACCGCATTGAGCGTGCATACGGCTCATTCCAGCGTACGATCGTGCTGCCGGTAAGCGTGCAGGGCGACAAGGCCGCGGCCAGCTACAAGTCCGGCGTCCTAGAACTCAACCTGCCCAAAGCGGAGAGGGTCAAGACGCGCGAAATCACAGTCGAAAGCAAGGACTGA
- a CDS encoding DUF4203 domain-containing protein: protein MRLITTLSPFALLLAGFVVCFFGYRLLRLTLALAGFGVGLVLGLSVARLMPHTSHVFAVVVGVVCGVLFAVLATAVYKFGVFLLGAGAGALLAGVIITAAGWHHPMLIRVIAAMVGGILTLLLERPLVSILSALVGSWGIVFGAAELLKFHHRTAGAGRPSALYGLMIVCWLVLAVIGAGAQLRSDGKHR, encoded by the coding sequence ATGCGCTTGATTACTACCCTGTCGCCGTTCGCGCTTCTGCTCGCTGGCTTTGTCGTCTGCTTCTTCGGGTACCGGCTGCTGCGACTCACGCTCGCGCTGGCCGGGTTCGGGGTCGGACTCGTGCTCGGTCTGTCAGTCGCCAGGCTCATGCCCCACACGAGCCACGTCTTTGCCGTCGTTGTCGGCGTGGTGTGCGGGGTACTTTTCGCAGTCCTGGCGACTGCGGTCTACAAGTTCGGCGTATTCCTGCTCGGCGCAGGCGCGGGAGCGCTGCTCGCGGGTGTAATTATCACCGCAGCCGGTTGGCACCACCCGATGCTCATACGCGTGATCGCCGCGATGGTCGGTGGCATCCTGACCCTCCTGCTTGAACGGCCGCTGGTTTCCATCCTCTCGGCTCTTGTCGGCAGCTGGGGCATCGTTTTCGGGGCGGCCGAGCTGCTCAAGTTTCACCACCGCACCGCCGGAGCCGGAAGGCCGTCGGCACTCTACGGCCTGATGATTGTCTGCTGGCTGGTGCTCGCGGTGATCGGGGCCGGAGCACAACTGCGGTCGGACGGAAAGCACCGATGA